A genome region from Cutaneotrichosporon cavernicola HIS019 DNA, chromosome: 5 includes the following:
- the RAD7 gene encoding uncharacterized protein (Leucine-rich repeats, outliers) — MPPRRARNADGAVRGPTSALTSFLAGLGVEAPNTNPYARREETADEAPLPVEEVSARPSKRRRAVSVDSDDLDADGGGDDDDGSSPGPSGSATPSGATSSVAPSTLKDIGEMMECGECGKRFPVTQYTKEHPRKPRTWLCTPCCRPLGIDPYAKPKKPRAKAAAVPQRQKKDARNKIVHYEVTKGAPALSEMCIDIICQYIEDVDALGEIGRDRMDRVCKVISKSRRLTPETAKLFYSAGRTELTMYDVTNLDHNAFVTLGTLCPNLESLNLQYCGQMMTDTLVHWAKQLRKLKDLELFGPFLVRKQGWIEFFKARGNVLESFSVTQSPRIDLETMEVLVEECPNLRVLKLEEIGQLDSDFLVPIAKLKKLESLAIISPGGTPISDAAMDELLAAIGKNLTSLDLRNNTELGDETLTSIAKHCPKLTHLSLAHVGLSDAAVGRFFWALKAKHRPGLVHVDLEKGHDLAHEALTALIAQSGSTVRWLSLLGWRNVPADDVAALAACPNLAYLDIGWCRHVTDFTLKDLLDGCPALTNVRVWGCNNLTDRVPRRRGVKVVGIETHAI, encoded by the exons atgccaccccgccgcgctcgcaaCGCTGACGGTGCCGTCCGTGGCCCCACGTCAGCTCTAACCTCCTTCCTGGCT GGCCTTGGGGTCGAAGCACCCAACACAAACCCATACGCGCGCAGAGAAGAGACCGCAGACGAGGCCCCACTTCCAGTGGAGGAAGTATCTGCGCGTCCATCCAAGCGCCGTCGCGCGGTTTCggtcgactcggacgacctcgatgctgatggtggcggcgacgatgatgatggcTCCAGCCCTGGGCCGAGTGGGAGCGCTACCCCGAGCGGCGCGACATCAAGTGTTGCTCCTTCGACACTCAAGGATATTGGGGAGATGATGGAGTGCGGCGAGTGCGGGAAGCGGTTTCCGGTG ACTCAATACACCAAGGAACACCCACGCAAACCCAGAACATGGCTCTGCACGCCGTGCTGCAGGCCTCTAGGGATCGACCCCTacgccaagcccaagaagcCGCGTGCCAAGGCTGCTGCGGTCCCTCAGAggcagaagaaggacgcGCGTAACAAGATTGTGCACTACGAGGTGACCAAGGGTGCCCCGGCGCTGTCCGAGATGTGCATTGAC ATCATCTGCCAGTATATCGAGGACGTCGATGCTCTCGGAGAGATCGGAAGAGATAGAATGGACCGCGTCTGCAAGGTGATTTCCAAGAGCCGCCGCCTCACGCCCGAGACTGCCAAGTTGTTCTACTCGGCCGGTCGGACTGAGTTGACGATGTACGATGTCACAA atctGGACCACAACGCGTTCGTCACTCTTGGCACGCTCTGTCCCAATCTCGAGAGCCTCAATCTGCAGTACTGCGGGCAGATGATGACGGACACGCTCGTGCACTGGGCGAAGCAGTTGCGCAAACTCAAGGATCTTGAGCTTTTTGGACCGTTCCTCGTTCGCAAGCAGGGCTGGATCGAGTTCTTCAAGGCGCGCGGAAACGTGCTGGAGTCGTTCAGCGTGACGCAGTCGCCTCGCATCGACCTTGAGACCATGGAAGTGCTTGTCGAGGAGTGTCCCAACCTGCGTGTCTTAAAGCTTGAAGAGATCGGGCagctcgactcggactTTCTCGTCCCCATCGCCAAGCTGAAGAAACTCGAGTCGCTGGCCATCATCTCCCCAGGCGGTACCCCGATCAGTGATGCAGCGATGGACGAGCTTCTCGCAGCCATAGGGAAGAACCTCACGTCGCTTGACCTGCGCAACAACACCGAACTGGGCGACGAGACGCTCACCTCGATCGCCAAGCACTGCCCGAAACTCACGcacctctccctcgcccacgTTGGCCTGAGCGACGCCGCGGTCGGGCGCTTCTTCTGGGCACTCAAAGCGAAGCACAGACCTGGCCTCGTCCACGTCGACCTGGAGAAAGGCCACGACCTTGCACATGAGGCTCTCACCGCGCTCATCGCGCAGTCGGGCAGCACCGTCCGCTGGCTCAGCCTCCTGGGATGGCGCAACGTGCCCGCAGACGACGTCGCAGCGCTCGCCGCTTGCCCTAATCTTGCGTATCTTGACATTGGGTGGTGCCGGCATGTCACGGACTTTACACTTAAggacctccttgacggATGCCCGGCCCTCACGAATGTCCGCGTGTGGGGTTGCAACAATTTGACTGACCGCGtgccgcgccggcgtggCGTCAAAGTGGTTGGCATCGAGACGCACGCGATTTGA